In Mycobacterium sp. JS623, one genomic interval encodes:
- a CDS encoding oxidoreductase, which yields MSTWLITGCSTGLGRSLADAVIGAGHNAVVTARDVSRVADLADAAPDRVLAVALDVTNPAQVASAVRQAEERFGGIDVLVNNAGYGYRAAVEEGDDADVRTLFETHFFGTVAMIKAVLPGMRARRSGAIVNISSIGVQLTPVGSGYYAAAKAAVEGVSGALRGELAPLGISVTVVEPGAFRTDFAGRSLTQSATVIDDYAATAGQRRKENDTMDGTQAGDPAKAGTAIIEAVESSEPPGFLLLGPDALAAYRYIADARANEIGKWEQLTASTNFDT from the coding sequence ATGTCTACCTGGCTCATCACCGGCTGCTCGACGGGACTCGGCCGCTCGCTCGCAGATGCCGTCATCGGCGCAGGCCACAACGCCGTCGTCACGGCCCGCGACGTCAGCAGGGTCGCCGATCTGGCGGACGCCGCACCCGACCGGGTGCTTGCGGTCGCGCTGGACGTCACCAATCCGGCGCAGGTGGCGTCCGCGGTGCGCCAAGCAGAAGAGCGCTTCGGTGGCATCGATGTGCTGGTCAACAACGCCGGCTATGGGTACCGCGCCGCCGTCGAAGAGGGCGACGACGCCGATGTCCGAACCTTGTTCGAGACCCACTTCTTCGGCACTGTCGCGATGATCAAGGCCGTCCTGCCAGGTATGCGCGCCCGCCGCTCGGGCGCGATTGTGAACATCTCCTCGATCGGCGTTCAACTGACCCCGGTCGGCTCCGGCTACTACGCCGCGGCCAAAGCCGCGGTCGAAGGGGTAAGTGGTGCCCTACGTGGTGAGCTTGCGCCCCTTGGCATTTCGGTTACCGTCGTCGAACCTGGTGCATTTCGCACCGACTTCGCCGGACGTTCGCTCACCCAATCGGCCACGGTCATCGACGACTACGCGGCGACCGCCGGACAGCGTCGCAAGGAGAACGACACGATGGATGGCACCCAGGCCGGCGATCCCGCCAAGGCCGGCACCGCGATCATCGAGGCGGTCGAATCCAGTGAACCGCCCGGATTCCTGCTCCTCGGACCCGACGCATTGGCCGCCTACCGCTACATCGCCGACGCCCGCGCGAATGAGATCGGAAAGTGGGAGCAGCTCACCGCCAGCACGAACTTCGACACCTGA
- a CDS encoding amidohydrolase family protein encodes MDRYTVISADCHAGADLLDYRDYLDPEFRDEFDRWAATYVNPFADLADADAERNWDSDRRNADLDNEGVAGEVIYPNTIPPFFPSSSLAAMPPEGPRELELRWAGLRAHNRWLADFCSLSPERRAGVGQIMLQDLGEAVAEVAQIAKLGLRGGVLLPGIPPGAAIPQLYAEHWEPLWAACAEAGLVVNHHGGNAGPSPLDGWGSSFAVWVYETHWFAHRALWHLIFSGVMDRYPDLTVVLTEQGAGWIPATLRSLDVAAARYAREGSAIARFAGPTAGSLGLKPSEYWARQCYVGASFMRPVECAERHDIGVDRIMWGSDYPHLEGTGAFTREALRYTFSGVPADEVAAMLGGNAAAVYGFDLEALRPLTDRIGPTVAEVAEPLPAVPAGASSTVFEPDPIRTW; translated from the coding sequence ATGGACCGGTACACCGTCATCTCGGCCGACTGCCACGCGGGCGCCGACCTGCTCGACTACCGCGACTACCTCGATCCGGAATTCCGGGACGAATTCGACAGGTGGGCAGCGACATACGTCAACCCGTTCGCCGACCTCGCCGACGCCGACGCCGAGCGCAACTGGGACAGCGACCGGCGCAATGCGGACTTGGACAACGAAGGCGTCGCGGGGGAGGTCATCTACCCGAACACCATTCCGCCGTTCTTTCCGTCGTCGAGCCTGGCAGCGATGCCGCCGGAAGGTCCCCGCGAGCTCGAGCTGCGCTGGGCCGGCCTCCGTGCGCACAATCGCTGGCTGGCCGACTTCTGCTCCCTGTCCCCTGAGCGGCGTGCCGGAGTGGGACAGATCATGCTTCAAGACCTCGGCGAAGCCGTCGCGGAGGTGGCGCAGATCGCCAAACTCGGTCTGCGCGGCGGTGTCCTGTTGCCCGGGATCCCACCGGGTGCCGCCATACCGCAGCTGTACGCCGAACATTGGGAACCGCTGTGGGCGGCGTGCGCCGAGGCCGGCCTCGTGGTCAACCACCACGGCGGCAATGCCGGGCCGAGCCCGCTCGACGGATGGGGCAGCTCGTTCGCGGTGTGGGTGTACGAGACGCACTGGTTTGCCCACCGCGCGTTGTGGCACTTGATCTTCAGCGGTGTCATGGATCGTTATCCAGATCTCACCGTGGTCCTCACCGAGCAGGGTGCGGGGTGGATCCCGGCCACTCTCCGTTCGCTCGACGTCGCGGCCGCCCGCTATGCGCGAGAGGGCTCGGCGATCGCCCGCTTCGCCGGTCCTACCGCCGGCTCGCTAGGTCTCAAGCCCAGCGAGTACTGGGCTCGCCAGTGTTATGTCGGGGCCAGCTTCATGCGACCGGTCGAGTGCGCCGAGCGCCACGACATCGGCGTCGACCGGATCATGTGGGGCAGCGACTACCCCCATCTCGAGGGGACCGGGGCATTCACCCGAGAAGCGTTGCGCTACACCTTCTCCGGTGTTCCGGCCGATGAAGTGGCGGCCATGCTCGGCGGGAACGCGGCAGCTGTCTACGGCTTCGACTTGGAAGCGCTCAGACCCCTGACCGACCGGATCGGCCCGACCGTGGCCGAGGTCGCCGAACCGCTGCCGGCCGTACCCGCGGGTGCGAGCAGCACCGTCTTCGAGCCCGACCCGATCCGTACTTGGTAG
- a CDS encoding PTS transporter subunit EIIC encodes MSDAAKPQGTTAKSGRRIPGFAQLQRLGKSLMLPIAVLPAAGILLRLGQDDLLGKIHAPVIGSFFKAMTAAGDALFSNLPLLFAVGVAIGFARKADGSTALAAVVGYLVVQAVFKTMSPIVLAGQVDKAGDQAQINYSVFAGIVVGLVTAWLFDRYHTIQLPSYIGFFGGRRFVPIVVSLACLFIAFAMSYFYPIFDAGLTGLGKFIGGSGALGAFVYGFANRMLIPLGLHHIPNSYVWFLYGDYQAPNGKVVTGELTRFAAGDPTAGHLTSGFYPILMFGLPAAALAMIHVANKKQRKVAVGILAAAGLTAFLTGVTEPLEFSFMFVAFPLYLIHAVLTGLSLAIAYVLDIHLGFSFSAGLIDLLLYGTAPAAKNIPLLIAMGVVFFVVYYLLFRFAITRWNLRTPGREPESEFEAEEAANLGEGADSATAITVGGSGVATAVAPAAVDSKAEQVIAAFGGRENLVNVDACITRLRMEVVDGTKVDQARLKALGAAGVVEVGNSVQAVFGTEAEALKNDINDIR; translated from the coding sequence ATGAGCGACGCAGCGAAACCTCAAGGGACGACGGCAAAGTCGGGTCGACGCATTCCCGGCTTCGCGCAACTGCAGCGGCTCGGCAAGAGCCTGATGCTGCCGATCGCAGTTCTGCCCGCGGCCGGAATCCTTCTGCGACTGGGCCAGGATGATCTGCTCGGCAAAATTCACGCCCCGGTCATCGGGTCCTTCTTCAAGGCGATGACCGCTGCCGGCGACGCGCTGTTCAGCAATCTTCCCCTGCTATTCGCCGTCGGCGTCGCAATCGGATTCGCCAGGAAGGCCGACGGTTCGACGGCACTGGCTGCCGTGGTCGGCTATCTAGTGGTGCAGGCGGTGTTCAAGACAATGTCGCCGATCGTGCTCGCCGGCCAGGTCGACAAGGCGGGTGACCAAGCCCAGATCAACTACAGCGTGTTCGCGGGCATCGTGGTCGGTCTGGTCACTGCGTGGCTGTTCGACCGCTACCACACCATTCAATTGCCGTCGTACATCGGATTCTTCGGGGGCAGGCGCTTCGTGCCGATCGTCGTGTCGCTGGCCTGTCTGTTCATTGCCTTCGCGATGAGTTACTTCTACCCGATCTTCGATGCGGGGCTGACGGGCCTCGGCAAGTTCATCGGTGGCTCGGGAGCGTTGGGCGCTTTTGTGTATGGGTTCGCCAACCGCATGCTGATTCCACTCGGCCTGCACCACATCCCGAACTCCTATGTCTGGTTCCTCTACGGCGACTATCAGGCGCCGAACGGCAAGGTCGTCACCGGTGAGCTCACCCGCTTCGCTGCCGGCGATCCCACGGCGGGCCACCTGACGTCGGGGTTCTACCCGATCCTGATGTTCGGGTTGCCCGCCGCCGCACTCGCGATGATCCACGTAGCCAACAAGAAACAGCGCAAGGTTGCGGTCGGCATTCTGGCAGCGGCCGGACTGACAGCGTTTCTGACCGGCGTGACCGAGCCGCTCGAGTTCTCGTTCATGTTCGTAGCGTTCCCGCTGTACCTGATCCACGCGGTGCTGACCGGGCTGTCGCTGGCGATCGCATACGTGCTCGATATACACCTGGGCTTCTCGTTCTCCGCAGGCCTGATCGATCTGCTCCTCTACGGGACGGCGCCGGCGGCGAAGAACATCCCGCTGCTCATCGCCATGGGCGTCGTGTTCTTCGTCGTCTACTACCTGCTGTTCCGGTTCGCGATCACGCGATGGAACTTGCGAACCCCTGGACGTGAGCCGGAAAGCGAGTTCGAAGCCGAGGAAGCGGCCAACCTCGGGGAGGGTGCGGACTCCGCGACGGCCATTACGGTTGGCGGGTCCGGAGTAGCGACAGCGGTCGCACCCGCTGCGGTCGACAGCAAGGCCGAGCAGGTCATCGCGGCGTTCGGCGGCCGGGAGAACCTGGTGAATGTCGACGCCTGCATCACGCGGCTTCGCATGGAGGTTGTCGATGGGACCAAGGTGGATCAGGCTCGCTTGAAGGCGCTGGGCGCTGCGGGTGTTGTTGAAGTCGGAAACAGCGTCCAAGCGGTGTTCGGCACCGAGGCCGAAGCGCTCAAGAACGACATCAACGACATCCGTTAA
- a CDS encoding universal stress protein codes for MSGYRTVIVGTDGSDSSMRAVERAGAFAAQENAKLIVATAHFHHPEKGGWARPPSPDPASDRRAEDALGREGYKVHGDAAVYEILHDARDRAKAAGAKDVEERAIVGAPVEALIKLATEVKADLLVVGDVGLDSVAGRLLGSVPADVARKAKIDILIVHTAS; via the coding sequence ATGAGTGGCTATCGAACGGTGATCGTCGGAACCGACGGCTCGGACTCATCGATGCGTGCGGTCGAGAGAGCAGGAGCGTTCGCAGCGCAGGAGAACGCGAAGCTGATCGTGGCGACCGCGCATTTTCACCACCCCGAAAAGGGAGGCTGGGCGAGGCCGCCCTCGCCTGACCCGGCGAGCGATAGGCGCGCCGAGGACGCGCTCGGGCGCGAGGGCTACAAGGTGCACGGCGATGCCGCCGTTTACGAGATCCTTCATGACGCCCGCGACCGGGCCAAGGCCGCAGGCGCCAAGGACGTCGAAGAGCGGGCCATTGTCGGCGCTCCTGTCGAGGCACTGATTAAGTTGGCCACGGAGGTCAAGGCCGACCTGCTCGTCGTCGGCGACGTCGGACTGGACTCCGTCGCCGGGCGGTTGCTGGGGTCGGTGCCCGCCGACGTCGCGCGCAAAGCCAAGATCGACATCCTGATCGTCCACACCGCCAGCTAG
- the nagA gene encoding N-acetylglucosamine-6-phosphate deacetylase, whose product MLLTAETLLTGREPLRPGWIDVLHGKIHAFGRGAAPRPPDRDLAAVTIVPGFVDTHVHGGGGANFSTASAADTATAVALHRRHGTTTLAASLVTASPDELLRQVTGLAEDVRAGMLAGIHLEGPWLSTKRCGAHQPSLMRDPDIAELDRVLDAGAGAIRMITLAPERDGALAAIERIVDRGVVAAVGHTEATYEQTRAAIEAGATVGTHLFNAMRPINTREPGPVIALLEDARVTVEVITDGVHVHPALYRHVAQSVGPDRVSLITDAMAATGMADGAYHLGPVQVDVVAGVARVAGTDTIAGSTATMDRVFRFAVTHCGLPRDEALMLAVRQTSINPARALGLPCRGLVPGSAADLVVLDSDLAVSGVLHRGSWEDLQ is encoded by the coding sequence GTGCTGTTGACCGCCGAGACCCTGCTTACCGGCCGAGAACCACTGCGGCCCGGATGGATTGATGTGCTGCACGGCAAAATTCATGCGTTCGGCAGGGGCGCCGCGCCGCGCCCTCCGGACCGCGATCTCGCTGCGGTCACGATCGTGCCAGGATTCGTCGATACCCATGTGCACGGCGGAGGCGGCGCCAACTTCTCCACCGCTTCGGCCGCCGACACCGCTACCGCCGTCGCGTTGCACCGCAGGCATGGAACCACGACACTCGCCGCGTCACTGGTAACCGCGAGCCCGGACGAATTGCTAAGACAGGTAACGGGTTTGGCCGAGGACGTGCGTGCGGGCATGCTTGCTGGAATCCACCTGGAAGGGCCATGGCTGTCTACCAAACGGTGCGGAGCCCACCAACCGTCCCTGATGCGCGACCCTGACATCGCCGAACTCGACCGCGTCCTCGACGCGGGGGCGGGCGCGATTCGGATGATCACGCTGGCGCCGGAACGCGACGGTGCGCTCGCGGCGATCGAGCGCATCGTCGATCGCGGGGTGGTGGCCGCCGTCGGCCACACCGAGGCGACCTATGAACAGACGCGGGCGGCGATCGAGGCAGGCGCGACGGTGGGCACACATTTGTTCAACGCGATGCGCCCGATCAACACTCGTGAGCCCGGACCGGTGATCGCGTTGCTCGAAGACGCCCGCGTGACAGTCGAAGTGATCACCGACGGCGTACACGTTCATCCCGCGCTGTACCGCCACGTCGCGCAGAGCGTGGGCCCCGACCGAGTGTCGCTCATTACCGATGCGATGGCCGCGACCGGGATGGCTGACGGGGCTTATCACCTCGGGCCGGTCCAGGTGGACGTCGTAGCCGGGGTGGCCAGGGTGGCGGGGACAGACACCATTGCCGGCAGCACGGCGACCATGGATCGGGTGTTCCGGTTCGCCGTGACCCATTGCGGGCTGCCCCGCGACGAGGCTCTGATGCTGGCAGTGCGTCAGACGTCGATCAACCCGGCACGTGCGCTCGGCCTGCCATGCAGGGGACTCGTCCCCGGCTCTGCCGCCGATCTGGTCGTGCTTGACTCGGACCTCGCCGTGAGCGGCGTTCTGCATCGAGGGTCGTGGGAGGACTTGCAGTGA
- a CDS encoding TVP38/TMEM64 family protein: MSDSESPTTIGRRRHIVRLALFGAFLLALFYLVAVLRVVDVEDVRRSVAATGPAAPLTYIVVAALLGAVFVPGPILAAGSGVLFGPMLGVFVTLGATVGTAIIASLIGRRAGRDSARALLGPERADRLDRLIDRRGLWAVVGQRFVPGISDALASYAFGAFGVPLWQMAVGAFIGASPRAFVYTALGASIGNLSSPLAYSAIAVWCVTAIIGAFVTHRGWQKWRARRREADPTP; this comes from the coding sequence ATGTCCGATAGCGAGAGCCCCACGACCATCGGCCGACGGCGCCATATCGTGCGGCTGGCGCTGTTCGGGGCGTTCCTGCTCGCACTGTTCTATCTGGTCGCCGTCCTGCGCGTCGTCGATGTGGAGGACGTCCGGCGATCAGTCGCCGCCACGGGACCCGCCGCGCCGCTGACCTACATCGTGGTTGCCGCCCTCCTCGGCGCCGTGTTCGTGCCGGGCCCGATCCTGGCGGCGGGCAGCGGGGTGTTGTTCGGTCCAATGCTCGGAGTATTCGTCACGCTCGGCGCGACGGTCGGGACCGCGATCATCGCCAGTCTGATCGGCCGTCGTGCCGGCCGCGACAGTGCGCGCGCCCTCCTCGGACCTGAGCGCGCCGACCGTCTGGATCGACTGATCGACCGCCGTGGATTGTGGGCCGTCGTCGGCCAACGCTTCGTCCCCGGCATCTCGGATGCACTCGCCTCGTACGCATTCGGCGCGTTCGGAGTTCCGTTGTGGCAGATGGCTGTTGGCGCGTTCATCGGCGCATCGCCGCGGGCGTTCGTCTACACAGCGCTGGGCGCGTCGATCGGAAACCTGTCGTCGCCGTTGGCGTACTCCGCGATCGCGGTGTGGTGCGTGACCGCAATCATCGGGGCCTTTGTCACGCACCGTGGCTGGCAGAAATGGCGTGCGCGGCGACGGGAAGCAGATCCAACGCCGTAG
- a CDS encoding amidohydrolase family protein yields the protein MDPYVIISADTHAELPTEQYRQYVDPEYREDFEAYLAEKIAASQAGGFIDEEFAQAWFSENGEGIAGGWDVAQRDKELDGDGVAGEVIFPDADAVTGVAGAPFGAGLGQSGNLDPGRAMAGARAHNRWLSELCSHSPERRAGVAVIPILADVDAAVAEITRAAEAGLRGGILIPVLWGKYAPYHDRKYDKVWAACQDLQMPVHTHVGPAPSEDYGPHLGIYTTEVRWWGARPLWFALWAGVFERFPNLRWGATECGAFWANDLLWLMDTRFLREHSAKKMSRLLEGDLTMPPSAYFDRNCFIGATTTERRELARRYEIGVSNMLWGNDYPHPEGTWPNTRKWLRHAFWDVPIEETRQMLGLAAAEIYNFDLAALAPLVGRIGPTPEDLGQDDSVSIPKWEAARQAGRHWLTDAEPLPDLVEN from the coding sequence GTGGACCCGTACGTCATCATCTCCGCCGATACCCACGCCGAGCTCCCGACCGAGCAATATCGGCAGTACGTCGACCCCGAATACCGCGAGGACTTCGAGGCCTATCTGGCCGAGAAGATCGCGGCGTCGCAGGCCGGAGGCTTCATCGATGAGGAGTTCGCGCAAGCATGGTTCTCCGAGAACGGCGAAGGCATCGCTGGCGGATGGGATGTCGCACAACGAGATAAAGAGCTCGACGGCGATGGGGTGGCCGGCGAGGTCATCTTCCCCGACGCCGACGCGGTGACGGGTGTGGCGGGAGCTCCGTTCGGCGCCGGCCTGGGGCAGTCGGGCAACCTCGATCCGGGCCGGGCGATGGCCGGCGCACGGGCCCACAATCGGTGGCTGTCCGAGCTATGTAGTCACAGCCCCGAACGACGGGCCGGCGTTGCCGTCATTCCGATCCTGGCCGACGTCGATGCGGCGGTCGCCGAAATCACCCGAGCGGCCGAGGCCGGTCTGCGCGGCGGCATCCTGATCCCCGTGCTGTGGGGTAAGTACGCGCCCTACCACGACCGCAAGTACGACAAGGTTTGGGCCGCTTGCCAAGACCTGCAGATGCCGGTGCACACCCACGTGGGCCCGGCCCCGAGTGAGGACTACGGACCGCACCTGGGCATCTATACGACCGAGGTGCGGTGGTGGGGGGCCCGGCCGCTGTGGTTCGCCTTGTGGGCCGGCGTGTTCGAACGATTCCCGAACCTGCGGTGGGGCGCCACCGAGTGCGGTGCGTTCTGGGCGAATGATCTGCTGTGGCTGATGGACACCCGCTTCCTGCGTGAGCATTCGGCGAAGAAGATGAGCCGGTTGCTCGAGGGCGATCTGACGATGCCTCCCTCGGCATACTTCGATCGGAACTGCTTCATCGGGGCCACCACGACCGAGCGTCGTGAACTTGCGCGGCGCTACGAGATCGGTGTTTCTAACATGCTGTGGGGCAACGATTATCCGCATCCGGAAGGAACGTGGCCGAACACCCGCAAATGGCTCCGTCACGCGTTCTGGGACGTCCCCATCGAGGAGACCAGGCAGATGCTGGGGTTGGCCGCAGCCGAAATCTACAACTTCGATCTCGCGGCTCTCGCGCCGCTCGTCGGACGCATTGGCCCGACACCTGAGGACCTCGGCCAAGACGATTCGGTGAGCATTCCCAAATGGGAGGCGGCCCGTCAGGCGGGCCGCCATTGGTTGACCGACGCGGAGCCGTTACCCGACCTTGTCGAGAACTAG
- a CDS encoding PTS sugar transporter subunit IIA, giving the protein MSTTSVVSPVAGRAVPLQDVPDPVFSQGMVGYGAAVDPPRAVIDAVAPVSGKILKLLPHAYIVMTTDNVGVLVHLGIDTVRLNGEGFTTHVSQGDEVSAGQLVITYDVPSIEAKGLNPIVPVVVMDERESSNVVPCEAVFEGAQIESGASLFTANK; this is encoded by the coding sequence GTGAGTACAACGTCAGTTGTTTCCCCGGTCGCAGGTCGAGCGGTTCCGCTGCAGGACGTGCCCGACCCGGTGTTCTCGCAGGGCATGGTGGGCTACGGAGCGGCGGTTGACCCGCCCCGCGCAGTGATCGACGCGGTCGCTCCCGTCAGCGGGAAGATCTTGAAGTTGCTGCCGCACGCCTACATCGTCATGACAACGGACAACGTGGGAGTGCTGGTGCACCTCGGTATTGACACCGTGCGGCTGAACGGCGAGGGCTTCACCACCCACGTCAGCCAGGGCGACGAGGTCAGTGCCGGCCAGCTTGTCATCACCTACGACGTGCCGTCGATCGAGGCCAAGGGACTCAATCCGATTGTTCCCGTTGTCGTGATGGATGAACGTGAATCCTCAAATGTGGTGCCCTGCGAAGCGGTTTTCGAGGGTGCGCAGATCGAGTCCGGTGCAAGCCTTTTCACTGCGAACAAGTAG
- the nagB gene encoding glucosamine-6-phosphate deaminase, producing MEVVILADAKEIGSVAADAIGSVLARKPDGVLGLATGSSPVAIYDELVSRCEAGLISFRRARGFTLDEYVGLAADHPERYRNVIDEVFVSRVDFAPGAVEGPDGLARDIPAACAAYEAAIREAGGVDVQILGIGTDGHIAFNEPGSSLASRTRIKTLTRQTRIDNARFFGGDVDSVPTHCLTQGLATIMEARHVILVATGGRKAEAVHHLVEGPVSAMWPATILQHHPHVTVLLDDAAAQRLQLAGYYRETYRAKPDWQGI from the coding sequence ATGGAAGTCGTAATCCTGGCGGATGCCAAGGAGATCGGTAGTGTCGCAGCCGATGCGATCGGCTCTGTGTTGGCGCGCAAGCCGGACGGCGTCCTCGGCCTCGCGACGGGATCGTCGCCGGTTGCGATCTACGACGAGCTGGTGTCGCGATGCGAGGCCGGGCTGATCTCTTTCCGGCGGGCGCGTGGATTCACGCTCGACGAGTATGTCGGGCTCGCCGCCGACCACCCGGAACGCTACCGCAACGTCATCGACGAGGTCTTCGTGTCACGGGTCGACTTCGCGCCCGGCGCGGTCGAAGGGCCCGACGGTCTGGCGCGCGATATCCCGGCCGCTTGCGCGGCGTACGAGGCCGCAATCCGCGAGGCGGGTGGCGTCGACGTGCAGATCCTGGGGATCGGCACCGACGGACACATCGCGTTCAACGAGCCGGGCTCTTCGCTGGCGTCGCGCACCCGGATCAAGACGCTGACCAGGCAGACCCGCATCGACAATGCCCGGTTTTTCGGCGGTGACGTCGACTCCGTGCCGACGCACTGCCTGACCCAGGGGTTGGCAACCATCATGGAGGCCCGCCACGTCATATTGGTCGCAACCGGTGGTCGTAAAGCCGAAGCTGTCCATCATCTCGTCGAAGGACCGGTGAGCGCGATGTGGCCTGCCACCATCCTCCAACATCACCCGCACGTCACGGTGCTCTTGGATGATGCTGCGGCACAACGGCTTCAGCTCGCCGGTTACTACCGTGAGACCTACCGCGCCAAGCCTGATTGGCAGGGCATCTGA
- a CDS encoding adenylate/guanylate cyclase domain-containing protein, which translates to MGDTLYATCGDLSIAYQLFGEGPVELVVAGSFVSHIELFWTMPEFEAFFEQLGTFCRVVMFDKAGVGLSDPVPQVRTLDDRAAEIEAVMDAVGFQHAVLFGISEGGPAAMVFAATRPERTRALILAGTFAYTGFTGWDDVDRDAAEVRARAVAGLGEAYTPSTEQTARFQEFGRAIRSAWGSGEALRCLLPSVKSGRQLGMLERMSASPGMARATAESAFRIDVRPVLPAITAPSLVLHATHDFVPVQGGRYLADHIPGARMIEVDGNDHAPWFTHPDEIMSAIEEFLTGSHLAPPQSHRALRTVLFTDIVASTQRAAATGDERWRALLHRLSEITAELTERFGGTVVKGTGDGHLMTFEGPTQAIRCAEALRGDAEKLGIEIRAGIHTGECELLDADIGGIAVHIAARILGQAGAGEILVSRTVRDLVVGSGTGFEDRGTVELRGVPGSWQLLAVDRHGAQSESAEAQLAALPTPGPRTAMRRSDRAVGVIARRSPWMLRTVARLSSPGRTPTGASARSF; encoded by the coding sequence GTGGGGGACACGTTGTACGCAACGTGCGGTGATCTCAGCATCGCTTATCAGCTGTTCGGCGAGGGGCCAGTGGAGCTGGTTGTCGCCGGGTCGTTCGTCAGTCACATCGAGCTGTTCTGGACAATGCCCGAATTCGAGGCGTTCTTCGAGCAGCTCGGCACGTTCTGTCGTGTCGTCATGTTCGACAAGGCCGGCGTCGGGTTGTCAGACCCCGTGCCGCAAGTTCGCACGTTGGATGATCGTGCGGCGGAGATCGAAGCTGTCATGGACGCGGTTGGCTTCCAGCACGCGGTTCTCTTCGGCATAAGCGAGGGCGGACCGGCCGCCATGGTCTTCGCGGCGACACGACCGGAGCGAACGCGGGCCTTGATCCTCGCAGGCACCTTCGCGTACACGGGCTTCACCGGGTGGGATGACGTTGACCGCGACGCGGCCGAGGTGCGGGCCCGGGCGGTCGCCGGCCTGGGTGAGGCCTATACGCCGTCGACAGAACAGACCGCCCGGTTCCAGGAGTTCGGCAGGGCCATCCGCTCGGCATGGGGCAGTGGCGAGGCGCTGCGCTGTCTGCTGCCGTCAGTGAAGTCGGGACGCCAATTGGGGATGTTGGAGCGGATGAGCGCCAGCCCCGGAATGGCGCGCGCGACGGCCGAATCGGCATTCCGGATCGACGTGCGACCGGTCCTGCCCGCGATCACTGCACCATCGCTCGTGCTCCACGCCACGCATGACTTTGTGCCGGTGCAGGGCGGCCGATACCTCGCTGACCACATCCCCGGCGCCCGAATGATCGAGGTGGACGGCAACGACCACGCGCCCTGGTTCACCCACCCCGACGAGATCATGAGCGCGATCGAGGAGTTCCTCACCGGCAGCCATTTGGCGCCACCACAGTCCCATCGGGCTCTGCGTACCGTGTTGTTCACCGACATCGTCGCGTCGACGCAACGCGCTGCGGCGACTGGGGACGAACGGTGGCGTGCACTGCTTCACCGGTTGAGTGAGATCACTGCCGAACTCACCGAAAGATTCGGTGGCACCGTGGTGAAGGGTACGGGCGACGGCCACCTCATGACGTTCGAGGGGCCGACGCAGGCCATCCGCTGCGCCGAGGCCTTGCGTGGTGACGCCGAGAAGCTGGGCATCGAGATTCGCGCGGGGATTCACACCGGTGAGTGCGAGCTGTTGGACGCCGACATAGGGGGAATCGCGGTCCATATCGCGGCGCGGATCCTCGGTCAGGCCGGTGCCGGCGAAATCCTGGTTTCCCGAACCGTGCGTGATCTGGTCGTCGGCTCGGGCACGGGCTTCGAGGATCGTGGCACTGTCGAGTTGCGTGGGGTGCCCGGGAGTTGGCAGCTGCTTGCAGTCGACCGTCACGGCGCGCAGTCGGAATCGGCGGAGGCGCAACTGGCGGCGTTGCCCACCCCCGGCCCCCGGACTGCGATGCGTCGGTCGGATCGTGCTGTGGGGGTGATCGCTCGTCGATCGCCATGGATGCTTCGCACGGTGGCTCGCCTCAGTTCGCCCGGCAGGACGCCCACCGGAGCCAGCGCCCGCTCCTTTTAA